One genomic region from Desulfovibrio porci encodes:
- a CDS encoding MdtA/MuxA family multidrug efflux RND transporter periplasmic adaptor subunit: protein MKAWAQRNTGRRRIYIWLALALAALLIVWRLFFAGGPARPGMSMDAPPVRVATAVAQDVPHFLNGLGTVTPSSDVLVKSRVDGQLVRLHFQEGQRVKAGELLAEIDPRLFQAALDEAQGNLAKDQAQLDNARRDLTRYAKLAKGDFIAAQQYETQRALVRQYEGTVEADKAAVDSARLQLEYSRITAPVGGRLGLRNVDEGNQIKSSDSDGLVRITEVSPCDVLFTLPESQVPLVAQALRQREENPSLPPLPVQAWDREQKHLLAVGALLRLDNQIDAATGTVRLKARFPNQDEALYPNQFVNARLMVRMLKDAVTIPASAVQLGSRGSYVYVVSKDDKGDDIAHVREVTPGISTDRLTVIDKGLKAGEVVVVDGLDRLRGGIKVKVAATVETPKAEPVE, encoded by the coding sequence GTGAAGGCATGGGCGCAACGGAATACGGGCCGTCGCCGTATCTATATCTGGCTGGCGCTGGCCCTGGCGGCGCTGTTGATCGTCTGGCGTCTGTTTTTCGCGGGCGGCCCGGCCCGGCCCGGCATGAGCATGGACGCGCCGCCGGTGCGTGTGGCCACGGCCGTGGCGCAGGATGTGCCGCATTTTCTCAACGGTCTGGGCACGGTGACGCCCTCCAGCGACGTTCTGGTCAAAAGCCGGGTGGACGGCCAACTGGTCCGCCTGCACTTTCAGGAAGGCCAGCGCGTCAAGGCCGGCGAGCTGCTGGCGGAAATCGACCCCCGGCTCTTTCAGGCGGCTCTGGACGAGGCCCAGGGCAATCTGGCCAAGGATCAGGCCCAGCTGGACAACGCCCGCCGCGACCTGACGCGCTACGCCAAGCTGGCCAAGGGCGACTTTATCGCGGCCCAGCAGTACGAGACCCAGCGCGCTCTGGTGCGCCAGTACGAAGGCACGGTGGAGGCGGACAAGGCCGCCGTGGATTCGGCCCGCCTGCAACTGGAGTACAGCCGGATCACCGCGCCCGTGGGCGGTCGGCTGGGCCTGCGCAACGTGGACGAGGGCAATCAGATCAAAAGTTCGGACAGCGACGGCCTGGTGCGCATCACCGAGGTCAGCCCCTGCGACGTGCTCTTTACCCTGCCGGAAAGCCAGGTGCCTTTGGTGGCGCAGGCCTTGCGGCAGCGCGAGGAAAATCCCTCCCTGCCGCCCCTGCCCGTGCAGGCCTGGGACAGGGAGCAGAAGCATCTGTTGGCCGTGGGCGCCCTGCTGCGCCTGGACAACCAGATCGACGCGGCCACGGGCACGGTCAGGCTCAAGGCCCGTTTTCCCAATCAGGACGAAGCGCTTTATCCCAACCAGTTCGTCAACGCCCGGCTGATGGTCCGCATGCTCAAGGATGCCGTGACCATTCCGGCCTCGGCGGTGCAGCTGGGCTCGCGCGGTTCCTACGTCTATGTGGTGAGCAAGGACGACAAGGGCGACGATATCGCCCACGTGCGCGAGGTGACGCCGGGCATCAGCACGGACCGGCTTACGGTCATCGACAAGGGCCTGAAGGCCGGGGAAGTTGTGGTGGTGGACGGCCTGGACCGGCTGCGCGGCGGCATCAAGGTCAAGGTGGCGGCGACGGTGGAGACGCCGAAGGCGGAGCCGGTGGAGTAG
- a CDS encoding sensor histidine kinase, giving the protein MKQRASIRRRMLAAFVLLALGLGLTLGLVGLFSYDRLGAYLVGWHARPVMEALIEAEQRAWAAEDRGRRNLYYGEDLAEAMHWRFLVGKQVPPAWENLPDGLHFFKQMEEFVLLVRRDGVTYALSGHTGALQALKTRLGGMLLACALAGLAVAVVLAVVLSRRLTRPLSRLTESVEHRDRRDPGAFTPLPPDLVGLDDEVGVLARALAAREADLRDFVRRESFFTGDVSHELRTPLTVMQGGLEILELRLAAFPDPAGAELAPVVERLSRTTARMSATVRTLLLLARRPEDIEREPLDLGSELRGLIRECTRSGMLRLTALEKECPPEADGPVLLFADMASVVWSVGQKELAAIVLKNLLDNACRYTENGRVYLRLTPGMLEVRNSGHIPEDLDIFARGVRGMRTDGVSGPARQTRERAAGFTGAAGPVNPAGSAGSGLGLSLALRACEHLGWRLERGMAAPEETVFRVHFPPVPAAEGDEE; this is encoded by the coding sequence GTGAAACAGCGCGCCAGCATCCGTCGGCGCATGCTGGCGGCCTTTGTGCTGCTGGCCCTGGGGCTGGGCCTGACGCTGGGTCTGGTGGGCCTGTTTTCCTACGACCGCCTGGGCGCGTACCTGGTGGGCTGGCACGCTCGGCCCGTTATGGAGGCGCTTATTGAGGCCGAACAGCGCGCCTGGGCGGCTGAGGACCGTGGCCGCCGCAACCTCTATTACGGCGAGGATCTGGCCGAGGCCATGCACTGGCGTTTTCTGGTGGGCAAACAGGTTCCCCCGGCCTGGGAAAATTTGCCCGACGGACTGCATTTTTTCAAACAGATGGAGGAATTCGTCCTCCTGGTCCGGCGCGACGGGGTGACGTACGCCCTGAGCGGCCATACCGGCGCGCTTCAGGCCTTGAAGACACGCCTGGGCGGCATGTTGCTGGCCTGCGCCCTGGCCGGACTGGCCGTGGCCGTAGTGCTGGCCGTCGTGCTCTCCCGCAGGCTCACCCGTCCGCTCAGCCGTCTGACCGAATCCGTGGAACACCGGGACCGGCGCGATCCCGGCGCGTTCACGCCCCTGCCGCCGGACCTTGTGGGTCTGGACGACGAAGTGGGCGTGCTGGCCCGCGCGCTGGCCGCGCGGGAGGCGGATCTGCGGGATTTTGTACGGCGGGAAAGTTTTTTCACCGGCGACGTGAGCCATGAACTGCGCACGCCGCTCACAGTCATGCAGGGCGGTCTGGAAATTCTGGAACTGCGTCTGGCCGCGTTTCCCGATCCGGCGGGCGCGGAACTGGCCCCGGTGGTGGAGCGGCTCTCGCGCACCACGGCGCGCATGTCCGCCACGGTGCGCACGCTGTTGCTGCTGGCGCGGCGGCCCGAGGATATTGAGCGCGAGCCTCTGGACCTTGGCTCCGAGCTGCGCGGCCTGATCCGGGAATGCACGCGGAGCGGGATGCTGCGCCTCACCGCTCTGGAGAAAGAATGCCCGCCGGAAGCGGACGGGCCTGTCCTGCTTTTCGCGGATATGGCGTCTGTGGTGTGGAGCGTGGGCCAGAAGGAGCTCGCGGCCATTGTCCTCAAAAATTTGCTGGACAACGCCTGCCGCTACACGGAGAATGGCCGCGTTTATCTGCGTTTGACGCCGGGAATGCTGGAAGTCCGCAACAGCGGCCACATTCCCGAAGATCTGGATATTTTCGCGCGCGGGGTGCGCGGCATGCGGACGGACGGCGTGAGCGGTCCGGCCCGGCAGACGCGGGAACGCGCCGCCGGTTTCACCGGTGCGGCCGGTCCCGTCAATCCGGCGGGGTCAGCGGGCAGCGGTCTGGGGCTTTCCCTGGCTTTGCGGGCCTGTGAACATCTGGGCTGGCGGCTGGAGCGCGGCATGGCCGCGCCGGAGGAAACCGTGTTCCGCGTGCATTTCCCCCCGGTTCCCGCTGCGGAAGGAGATGAAGAGTGA